From one Thermodesulfobacteriota bacterium genomic stretch:
- the purD gene encoding phosphoribosylamine--glycine ligase: MKVLVIGSGGREHALVWKLAQSPLVETIFCAPGNAGIERLATLVPIAADDVKGLARFAQRERIDLTVVGPEAPLTMGIVDLFAARGLAIFGPSKAAAMLEGSKAFAKALMAKYNIPTGGSRVFRSLEAALRHVERERLPMVVKADGLAAGKGVMVCHDRQEARAAVRQIMEAKAFGAAGSRLVVEEFLPGEEASFLAFTDGTTVLPLPSAQDHKAILEGDRGPNTGGMGAYSPAPVLTPAVSQRVLDEIMIPTVRAMAAEGHPYKGVLYAGLMINGDSVKVLEFNCRFGDPEAQPLLMRLKTDLAAILLAVVEERLSGIELDIDPRPAVCVVMAAGGYPGPYQKGKRISGLAEAGRLPDVQVFHAGTARRGRITVTAGGRVLGVTATGDSLRQAIRQAYAAVDLISWEGCQLRRDIGAKALARERAHAPRVGIVLGSDSDLPVMEASLAVLAELDIPCEITVASAHRSPARAAAYAGSARERGLAVLIAAAGMAAHLAGVLAAHTTLPVIGVPIDSGSLQGLDALLSTVQMPPGVPVACMAIGKAGARNAAVLAAQILAVGDASLAARLAAAKEAMAQAVAAKAAQVAARALGPPPGP, from the coding sequence ATGAAGGTTCTGGTGATCGGCAGTGGCGGGCGGGAGCATGCCCTGGTCTGGAAGCTGGCGCAAAGCCCGCTGGTCGAGACGATCTTCTGCGCCCCGGGCAATGCCGGCATCGAGCGGCTGGCAACGCTCGTGCCTATCGCCGCCGACGATGTCAAGGGCCTGGCCAGGTTCGCCCAGCGGGAGCGGATCGATCTTACCGTGGTGGGACCGGAGGCGCCCCTCACCATGGGCATCGTCGATCTCTTTGCCGCCCGGGGCCTGGCGATCTTCGGCCCCAGCAAGGCAGCGGCGATGCTGGAGGGCAGCAAGGCCTTTGCCAAGGCCCTCATGGCCAAATACAACATCCCCACCGGCGGCAGCCGGGTGTTCCGGAGCCTGGAAGCCGCGTTGCGGCACGTGGAGCGGGAGCGCCTGCCCATGGTGGTGAAGGCGGACGGGCTGGCTGCCGGCAAAGGGGTGATGGTCTGCCACGACCGACAGGAGGCCCGGGCGGCGGTGCGCCAGATCATGGAGGCCAAGGCCTTCGGCGCGGCCGGCTCCCGCCTGGTGGTGGAGGAGTTTCTACCCGGAGAGGAGGCCTCGTTCCTGGCCTTCACCGATGGCACCACGGTGCTGCCCCTGCCCTCCGCGCAGGACCACAAGGCCATCCTGGAGGGTGATCGGGGGCCCAACACCGGCGGCATGGGCGCCTACTCGCCGGCGCCGGTCCTGACCCCGGCCGTGAGCCAGCGGGTCCTGGACGAGATCATGATCCCCACGGTGCGGGCCATGGCCGCCGAGGGCCACCCGTACAAGGGGGTGCTCTACGCTGGGCTCATGATCAACGGCGATTCGGTCAAGGTCCTGGAGTTCAACTGCCGGTTCGGCGATCCCGAGGCCCAGCCGCTCCTGATGCGTCTGAAGACCGACCTGGCAGCGATCCTGCTCGCCGTGGTGGAGGAGCGCCTGTCCGGGATCGAGCTGGACATCGATCCCCGGCCGGCGGTGTGTGTGGTCATGGCGGCCGGCGGCTATCCCGGCCCCTACCAGAAGGGCAAGCGGATCAGCGGCCTGGCCGAGGCGGGCCGGCTGCCCGATGTCCAGGTCTTCCACGCCGGCACCGCCCGCCGGGGTCGGATCACGGTCACCGCCGGCGGCCGGGTGCTGGGGGTGACCGCCACCGGCGACTCCCTGCGCCAGGCCATCCGCCAGGCCTACGCCGCGGTCGATCTGATCAGCTGGGAGGGCTGCCAGCTGCGGCGGGATATCGGCGCCAAGGCCCTGGCCCGGGAGCGGGCCCATGCGCCCCGGGTGGGCATCGTCCTGGGATCGGACTCGGATCTGCCGGTCATGGAGGCGAGCCTTGCGGTCCTGGCCGAGCTGGACATCCCGTGCGAGATCACCGTCGCCTCGGCCCACCGCAGCCCGGCCCGGGCCGCGGCCTATGCCGGAAGCGCCCGGGAGCGGGGGCTGGCGGTGCTGATCGCTGCGGCCGGCATGGCCGCGCACCTGGCCGGGGTCCTGGCCGCCCACACCACCTTGCCGGTGATCGGCGTGCCCATCGACAGCGGCAGCCTCCAGGGCCTGGATGCCTTGCTGTCCACGGTGCAGATGCCCCCCGGCGTGCCGGTGGCCTGCATGGCCATCGGCAAGGCCGGGGCCAGGAACGCCGCGGTTCTCGCGGCCCAGATCCTGGCGGTGGGGGATGCCTCCCTGGCGGCCCGGCTGGCGGCCGCCAAGGAGGCCATGGCGCAGGCGGTGGCCGCCAAAGCCGCCCAGGTTGCGGCCCGCGCCCTGGGCCCGCCGCCGGGCCCATGA
- a CDS encoding ATP-binding protein yields the protein MATPDESTARPALHILQQAVENTNEAFVTIDESHRVVFFNKAAERLFSVSRLEILGQDLNLILGPGCSQDHRLAVQRYLETGVGRLLGHETEMTVWRRSGETFPASISFSETWADGRRFFTAIIRDLSETQALRNRVAQAERLAGLGQFVAEITHEIKNPLTLIGGFARQLQKVMSPGDSLAKLQVISREVERLERLLAELRESYRPMALEPGPVDVNILLAEIVALLTADCGSNRIRVELTTDPACLPVAGDPRRLEQVFLNLAKNAVEAMVNGGRLQLATRFLGDAVEATVADEGCGIAADLRDKVFTPFYTTKKGGTGLGLGIARQIVEAHPGSSFSMESQEGQGTTFRIRLPVFRPAAR from the coding sequence ATGGCCACACCCGACGAGTCCACGGCACGGCCCGCCCTCCACATCCTGCAGCAGGCGGTCGAGAACACCAACGAGGCCTTTGTCACCATCGACGAGAGCCACCGGGTGGTGTTCTTCAACAAGGCGGCGGAGCGGCTTTTCTCCGTCTCCCGCCTGGAGATCCTGGGCCAGGATCTCAATCTCATCCTGGGCCCGGGCTGCAGCCAGGACCACCGCCTGGCGGTCCAACGCTATCTGGAGACCGGCGTCGGCCGCCTGCTGGGTCACGAGACCGAGATGACCGTCTGGCGCCGGTCCGGCGAAACCTTCCCGGCCTCCATCTCCTTTTCCGAGACCTGGGCCGATGGCCGCCGCTTCTTCACCGCCATCATCCGGGACCTCTCCGAGACCCAGGCCCTCCGGAACCGGGTGGCCCAGGCAGAAAGGCTGGCCGGCCTCGGCCAGTTCGTGGCCGAGATCACCCACGAGATCAAAAACCCCCTGACCCTCATCGGCGGCTTCGCCCGCCAGCTCCAGAAGGTGATGAGCCCCGGCGACTCCCTGGCCAAGCTGCAGGTGATCTCCCGGGAGGTGGAGCGCCTGGAGCGCCTCCTGGCCGAGCTGCGGGAAAGCTACCGGCCGATGGCCCTGGAGCCGGGGCCGGTGGATGTCAACATCCTCCTGGCCGAGATCGTCGCCCTGCTCACCGCCGACTGCGGCAGCAACCGGATCCGGGTCGAGCTGACGACCGACCCGGCCTGTTTGCCGGTGGCCGGCGACCCCCGGCGCCTGGAGCAGGTGTTCCTGAACCTGGCCAAGAACGCGGTGGAGGCCATGGTCAACGGCGGCCGCCTGCAGCTGGCCACCCGCTTTCTCGGGGATGCGGTGGAGGCCACGGTGGCGGACGAGGGCTGCGGCATCGCCGCCGATCTCCGGGACAAGGTCTTCACGCCCTTCTACACCACCAAGAAGGGGGGAACGGGCCTGGGCCTGGGCATCGCCCGCCAGATCGTCGAGGCCCACCCGGGCAGCTCCTTCAGCATGGAAAGCCAGGAAGGCCAGGGCACCACCTTCCGGATCCGCCTGCCGGTCTTCCGGCCAGCGGCCAGATAA